Proteins encoded in a region of the Mycolicibacterium chitae genome:
- a CDS encoding PLP-dependent cysteine synthase family protein: protein MNHILSAQPPHLHASRHHFLGRCDRPATMVGRTPVLRFGAPFTTDGRGFWAKLEGFNPGGMKDRPALYMVERGRAREELRPGARIIESTSGTLGLGLALAGTVYGHPVTLVTDPGLEPIIARMLTAFGAQVDVVSSPHPEGGWQQARRDRVAELLGADPHAWYPDQYTNPDNVEAYRPLALELQAQLGHIDVLVCSVGTGGHSAGVARVLREFNPELRLIGVDTVGSTIFGQPSGTRLMRGLGSSIYPRNVDYAAFSEVHWVAPAEAVWACRTLAATHYASGGWSVGAVALVAGWAARTLGPDATIAAIFPDGPQRYFDTVYNDDYCRAHGLLGVVPPPEPAVIDDPRIRIVSSWTRCTHVVDPVAVMG from the coding sequence ATGAACCACATTCTGTCCGCTCAGCCCCCACATCTGCACGCCTCCCGCCACCATTTCCTGGGCCGTTGCGACCGGCCTGCCACGATGGTCGGCCGGACTCCGGTGCTGCGCTTTGGCGCCCCGTTCACCACCGATGGCCGTGGCTTTTGGGCCAAGCTCGAAGGCTTCAATCCCGGCGGCATGAAGGACCGCCCGGCGTTGTACATGGTCGAGCGGGGCCGGGCTCGCGAAGAACTGCGACCCGGGGCGCGCATCATCGAATCGACCAGCGGCACCCTGGGATTGGGCTTAGCGCTGGCCGGCACGGTGTACGGCCATCCGGTCACGCTGGTCACCGACCCCGGATTGGAGCCCATCATCGCTCGGATGCTGACGGCTTTCGGTGCCCAGGTCGATGTGGTGAGCTCGCCCCATCCCGAGGGTGGGTGGCAGCAAGCACGGCGCGACCGGGTCGCCGAGTTGCTGGGCGCCGATCCGCACGCTTGGTACCCCGATCAGTACACCAACCCCGACAACGTCGAGGCGTACCGGCCGTTGGCGCTGGAATTGCAGGCTCAACTCGGCCACATCGACGTGCTGGTGTGCTCGGTGGGCACCGGTGGGCATTCGGCCGGGGTGGCACGGGTGCTGCGCGAGTTCAATCCCGAGCTGCGGTTGATCGGGGTGGACACGGTCGGATCGACGATCTTCGGACAGCCGTCCGGCACCCGGCTGATGCGCGGGCTGGGCTCGAGTATCTACCCGCGCAATGTGGATTACGCGGCGTTCAGCGAGGTGCACTGGGTGGCGCCGGCCGAGGCGGTGTGGGCCTGCCGCACGCTGGCGGCCACCCATTACGCCAGCGGTGGGTGGAGTGTCGGAGCGGTCGCCTTGGTAGCCGGCTGGGCGGCACGCACGCTGGGACCCGACGCCACCATCGCTGCGATCTTCCCCGATGGGCCGCAACGCTACTTCGACACCGTCTACAACGACGACTACTGCCGCGCCCACGGCCTGCTCGGAGTCGTCCCGCCTCCTGAGCCGGCCGTCATCGACGATCCGCGCATCAGAATTGTGTCGTCGTGGACCCGTTGCACCCACGTCGTCGACCCGGTGGCGGTGATGGGGTGA